In Siniperca chuatsi isolate FFG_IHB_CAS linkage group LG20, ASM2008510v1, whole genome shotgun sequence, the following proteins share a genomic window:
- the becn1 gene encoding beclin-1, with translation MEGSKSSSTTMQVSFVCQRCCQPLKLDTSFNVLDRVTIQELIAPLVTVTPSKQADSTEAETAPEETFVENKQDGVSRKYIPPARMMSTESANSFTLIGEASDGGTMENLSRRLKVTSDLFDIMSGQTDVDHPLCEECTDTLLDHLDTQLNITENECQNYKQCLELLSQLQVEEEDTLLAELQHLKEEEEALVQELEAVEEQRAAVAQDLAQSRIHSQQLDTEELQYQKEYSEFKRQQLELDDELKSVDNQMRYCQIQLDRLKKTNVFNATFHIWHSGQFGTINNFRLGRLPSVPVEWNEINAAWGQTVLLLHALANKMGLRFQRYRLVPYGNHSYLESLTDKSKELPLYCSGGLRFFWDNKFDHAMVAFLDCVQQFKEEVEKGDTGFCLPYRMDVEKGKIEDTGGSGGSYSIKTQFNSEEQWTKALKFMLTNLKWGLAWVTSQFYNR, from the exons ATGGAGGGCTCCAAGTCGTCGAGCACAACCATGCAGGTCAGCTTCGTGTGTCAGCGGTGCTGTCAGCCGCTCAAACTGGACACATCCTTCAATGTGCTCGATCGGGTCACAATCCAGGAACTTATTG ctccGTTGGTCACAGTGACTCCCAGCAAACAGGCCGACAGCACTGAGGCGGAGACAGCGCCAGAG GAGACCTTTGTAGAAAACAAGCAAGATGGAGTGTCCAGAAAATACATCCCTCCTGCACG GATGATGTCCACAGAGAGCGCCAATAGCTTCACACTGATTGGAGAAGCATCTGACGGTGGCACCATGGAAAATCTTAGTCGTAGGCTGAAG GTGACCAGCGACCTGTTTGACATCATGTCAGGCCAGACAGATGTCGACCACCCGCTGTGCGAGGAATGTACCGACACCCTGCTGGACCACCTGGACACACAGCTCAACATCACAGAGAATGAATGCCAGAATTACAA GCagtgtctggagctgctgtcacaactgcaggtggaggaagaggacacCCTGCTGGCAGAGCTGCAGCacctgaaggaggaggaggaggctctGGTCCAGGAGCTGGAGGCAGTGGAGGAACAGAGGGCTGCTGTGGCCCAGGACCTGGCCCAGAGCAGGATCCACTCTCAGCAGCTGGACACAGAGGAGCTACA GTACCAAAAGGAGTACAGCGAGTTTAAACGGCAACAGCTGGAGCTGGATGATGAGCTGAAGAGTGTTGACAACCAGATGCGTTACTGCCAGATTCAGCTAGATCGCCTGAAAAAGACCAACGTCTTCAATGCCACATTTCACATctg gCACAGCGGGCAGTTTGGTACCATCAACAACTTCCGTCTGGGTCGACTCCCCAGCGTTCCAGTGGAGTGGAATGAGATCAACGCAGCCTGGGGGCAGacggtgctgctgctgcacgcTCTGGCCAACAAAATGGGGCTGCGCTTccagag ATATCGTCTTGTCCCATATGGAAACCACTCATACTTAGAGTCACTGACAGACAAGTCCAAG GAACTCCCTCTGTACTGCTCGGGTGGCCTGAGGTTCTTCTGGGACAATAAATTCGACCATGCCATGGTGGCCTTCCTGGACTGTGTCCAGCAGTTCAAAGAGGAGGTGGAAAAAGGAGACACTGGCTTCTGCCTTCCATACAG GATGGATGTGGAGAAGGGCAAGATCGAGGACACAGGTGGTAGTGGTGGCTCCTACTCCATCAAAACCCAGTTCAACTCTGAGGAGCAGTGGACCAAGGCGCTCAAGTTTATGCTCACCAACCTGAAGTGGGGACTGGCCTGGGTCACCTCACAGTTCTACAACAGATAA
- the LOC122867198 gene encoding serine/threonine-protein kinase tousled-like 2 isoform X3: MDTLSGMMEGLHSQAISLDPRRQELLEARFTGAGVTKSSANSESSNQSLCSAGSLSDKELETPEKKTNDQRSRKRKGDIYDSNSQGKGRGHKISDYFEFQHGSPSSTGSAHTDSSSCSSVKTAPTHSCSHKAIQSELTLLKLTALERDKNSDLEKKEGRIDDLLRANCDLRRQVDEQQKMLERYKERLNKCVTMSKKLLIEKSKQEKMTCRDKSMQDRLRLGHFTTVRHGASFTEQWTDGYAFQNLIKQQERVNSQREDIERQRKLLGKRKPPSMAQTPPPSFEQNKRKSRSNGQENEALTLAEYHEQEEIFKLRIGHLKKEEAEIQAELEHLERVRNLHIRELKRIHNEDNSQFKDHPTLNDRYLLLHLLGRGGFSEVFKAFDLTEQRYVAIKIHQLNKNWREEKKQNYHKHACREYRIHKELDHPRIVKLYDYFSLDTDSFCTVLEYCEGNDLDFYLKQNKLMTEKEGRSVVMQIVNALKYLNQIRPPIIHYDLKPGNILLVNGTACGEIKITDFGLSKIMDDDSYNSADGMELTSQGAGTYWYLPPECFVVGKEPPKISNKVDVWSVGVIFYQCLYGRKPFGHNQSQQDILQENTILKATEVQFPPKPVVTTEAKAFIRRCLAYHKEDRVDVLQLASDPFLMPHIRKALGSSTPLAPPFPSTSSCYGSSASD; the protein is encoded by the exons ATGGATACACTGTCAG gcatgatgGAAGGACTTCATAGCCAGGCTATAAGCCTGGACCCACGCAGGCAGGAACTGCTTGAGGCTCGCTTCACTGGAGCTGGTGTGACCAAG AGTTCAGCTAACAGTGAATCATCCAACCAGTCTCTGTGCAGCGCGGGATCACTCAGTGACAAGGAACTGGAG acaccagagaagaagacCAATGACCAGAGAagcaggaagagaaaaggagacatCTATGACAGCAACAGCCAGG GAAAAGGTAGAGGGCACAAAATAAGTGATTATTTTGAG TTTCAGCACGGTAGTCCTTCGTCCACAGGCTCAGCCCACACAGACTCTTCATCTTGCAGCTCTGTTAAGACAGCCCCCACACACTCCTGCTCACACAAAGCCATCCAg TCAGAACTGACACTGCTGAAACTGACAGCACTAGAGAGGGACAAGAACTCTGACCTGGAGAAGAAAGAGGGGAGGATAGATGACCTGCTGAGG GCTAACTGTGACTTGAGGCGGCAGGTAGATGAGCAGCAGAAGATGCTGGAGCGCTACAAGGAACGGCTTAACAAGTGTGTGACCATGAGCAAGAAGCTCCTAATCGAGAAG tcaAAGCAGGAGAAGATGACTTGCAGGGACAAGAGCATGCAGGACCGTCTGCGTCTGGGCCACTTCACCACTGTACGGCATGGAGCCTCCTTCACTGAGCAGTGGACAGATGGATATGCCTTCCAGAACCTCATCAA GCAGCAAGAGCGAGTCAACTCACAGCGGGAGGACATCGAGAGGCAGAGGAAACTGCTGGGAAAGAGGAAACCTCCCTCCATGGCCCAGACACCACCACCCAGCTTCGAACAGAACAAACGAAAAAGCAGGAGCAATGGCCAGGAGAATGAAGC GTTGACACTGGCAGAATATCATGAGCAAGAGGAGATTTTCAAACTTCGAATTGGTCATCTGAAAAAG GAAGAAGCAGAGATCCAGGCAGAGCTGGAGCATTTGGAGCGAGTAAGAAACCTGCACATTCGGGAGCTGAAGAGAATACATAACGAGGACAACTCGCA ATTTAAAGACCACCCCACGCTGAACGACCGATATctgctattacatttacttgGAAGAGGTGGCTTTAGTGAAGTTTTCAAG GCTTTTGATTTGACAGAGCAAAGGTATGTGGCCATTAAAATCCATCAACTCAACAAGAACTGGAGGGAAGAGAAGAAGCAAAACTACCACAA ACATGCCTGTAGAGAGTACAGAATCCACAAAGAACTTGACCACCCCAGAATAGTCAAACTCTATGACTATTTCTCACTCGACACAGACTC GTTCTGCACAGTGCTGGAGTACTGTGAAGGCAATGATCTGGACTTCTACTTGAAGCAGAATAAGCTGATGACCGAGAAGGAGGGCCGCTCTGTTGTCATGCAGATTGTTAACGCCCTCAAATACCTCAACCAGATTCGCCCGCCCATCATCCACTACGATCTCAAGCCCG GAAACATCCTGTTGGTTAATGGCACAGCTTGTGGAGAGATTAAGATCACTGACTTTGGCCTGTCCAAGATCATGGATGATGACAGCTACAACTCTGCAGATGGCATGGAGCTGACCTCACAAGGAGCAGGGACATACTG GTACCTGCCTCCTGAGTGCTTTGTGGTGGGCAAGGAGCCCCCCAAAATATCCAACAAGGTGGATGTTTGGTCAGTAGGGGTCATCTTCTACCAGTGCTTATATGGACGCAAG CCGTTTGGTCATAATCAGTCGCAGCAAGATATCCTTCAAGAAAACACCATATTAAAAGCCACTGAGGTGCAGTTTCCACCCAAACCTGTGGTCACCACAGAAGCAAAG GCCTTCATTCGACGTTGTCTGGCTTATCACAAGGAGGACCGTGTGGATGTGCTGCAGTTGGCCAGTGACCCCTTCCTAATGCCCCACATTCGAAAAGCCCTGGGCAGCAGCACACCCCTGGCACCTCCTTTTCCCTCCACCTCCAGCTGCTACGGCAGCAGTGCCTCCGACTGA
- the LOC122867198 gene encoding serine/threonine-protein kinase tousled-like 2 isoform X2 yields the protein MMEGLHSQAISLDPRRQELLEARFTGAGVTKSSANSESSNQSLCSAGSLSDKELETPEKKTNDQRSRKRKGDIYDSNSQGKGRGHKISDYFEFAGSSGSGTSPARGIPVLVRSSPQHSLSNPLFQHGSPSSTGSAHTDSSSCSSVKTAPTHSCSHKAIQSELTLLKLTALERDKNSDLEKKEGRIDDLLRANCDLRRQVDEQQKMLERYKERLNKCVTMSKKLLIEKSKQEKMTCRDKSMQDRLRLGHFTTVRHGASFTEQWTDGYAFQNLIKQQERVNSQREDIERQRKLLGKRKPPSMAQTPPPSFEQNKRKSRSNGQENEALTLAEYHEQEEIFKLRIGHLKKEEAEIQAELEHLERVRNLHIRELKRIHNEDNSQFKDHPTLNDRYLLLHLLGRGGFSEVFKAFDLTEQRYVAIKIHQLNKNWREEKKQNYHKHACREYRIHKELDHPRIVKLYDYFSLDTDSFCTVLEYCEGNDLDFYLKQNKLMTEKEGRSVVMQIVNALKYLNQIRPPIIHYDLKPGNILLVNGTACGEIKITDFGLSKIMDDDSYNSADGMELTSQGAGTYWYLPPECFVVGKEPPKISNKVDVWSVGVIFYQCLYGRKPFGHNQSQQDILQENTILKATEVQFPPKPVVTTEAKAFIRRCLAYHKEDRVDVLQLASDPFLMPHIRKALGSSTPLAPPFPSTSSCYGSSASD from the exons atgatgGAAGGACTTCATAGCCAGGCTATAAGCCTGGACCCACGCAGGCAGGAACTGCTTGAGGCTCGCTTCACTGGAGCTGGTGTGACCAAG AGTTCAGCTAACAGTGAATCATCCAACCAGTCTCTGTGCAGCGCGGGATCACTCAGTGACAAGGAACTGGAG acaccagagaagaagacCAATGACCAGAGAagcaggaagagaaaaggagacatCTATGACAGCAACAGCCAGG GAAAAGGTAGAGGGCACAAAATAAGTGATTATTTTGAG TTTGCTGGTAGCAGTGGCTCTGGCACCAGTCCTGCCCGGGGCATCCCTGTACTGGTGCGCTCCTCTCCACAGCACTCACTGTCTAATCCTCTG TTTCAGCACGGTAGTCCTTCGTCCACAGGCTCAGCCCACACAGACTCTTCATCTTGCAGCTCTGTTAAGACAGCCCCCACACACTCCTGCTCACACAAAGCCATCCAg TCAGAACTGACACTGCTGAAACTGACAGCACTAGAGAGGGACAAGAACTCTGACCTGGAGAAGAAAGAGGGGAGGATAGATGACCTGCTGAGG GCTAACTGTGACTTGAGGCGGCAGGTAGATGAGCAGCAGAAGATGCTGGAGCGCTACAAGGAACGGCTTAACAAGTGTGTGACCATGAGCAAGAAGCTCCTAATCGAGAAG tcaAAGCAGGAGAAGATGACTTGCAGGGACAAGAGCATGCAGGACCGTCTGCGTCTGGGCCACTTCACCACTGTACGGCATGGAGCCTCCTTCACTGAGCAGTGGACAGATGGATATGCCTTCCAGAACCTCATCAA GCAGCAAGAGCGAGTCAACTCACAGCGGGAGGACATCGAGAGGCAGAGGAAACTGCTGGGAAAGAGGAAACCTCCCTCCATGGCCCAGACACCACCACCCAGCTTCGAACAGAACAAACGAAAAAGCAGGAGCAATGGCCAGGAGAATGAAGC GTTGACACTGGCAGAATATCATGAGCAAGAGGAGATTTTCAAACTTCGAATTGGTCATCTGAAAAAG GAAGAAGCAGAGATCCAGGCAGAGCTGGAGCATTTGGAGCGAGTAAGAAACCTGCACATTCGGGAGCTGAAGAGAATACATAACGAGGACAACTCGCA ATTTAAAGACCACCCCACGCTGAACGACCGATATctgctattacatttacttgGAAGAGGTGGCTTTAGTGAAGTTTTCAAG GCTTTTGATTTGACAGAGCAAAGGTATGTGGCCATTAAAATCCATCAACTCAACAAGAACTGGAGGGAAGAGAAGAAGCAAAACTACCACAA ACATGCCTGTAGAGAGTACAGAATCCACAAAGAACTTGACCACCCCAGAATAGTCAAACTCTATGACTATTTCTCACTCGACACAGACTC GTTCTGCACAGTGCTGGAGTACTGTGAAGGCAATGATCTGGACTTCTACTTGAAGCAGAATAAGCTGATGACCGAGAAGGAGGGCCGCTCTGTTGTCATGCAGATTGTTAACGCCCTCAAATACCTCAACCAGATTCGCCCGCCCATCATCCACTACGATCTCAAGCCCG GAAACATCCTGTTGGTTAATGGCACAGCTTGTGGAGAGATTAAGATCACTGACTTTGGCCTGTCCAAGATCATGGATGATGACAGCTACAACTCTGCAGATGGCATGGAGCTGACCTCACAAGGAGCAGGGACATACTG GTACCTGCCTCCTGAGTGCTTTGTGGTGGGCAAGGAGCCCCCCAAAATATCCAACAAGGTGGATGTTTGGTCAGTAGGGGTCATCTTCTACCAGTGCTTATATGGACGCAAG CCGTTTGGTCATAATCAGTCGCAGCAAGATATCCTTCAAGAAAACACCATATTAAAAGCCACTGAGGTGCAGTTTCCACCCAAACCTGTGGTCACCACAGAAGCAAAG GCCTTCATTCGACGTTGTCTGGCTTATCACAAGGAGGACCGTGTGGATGTGCTGCAGTTGGCCAGTGACCCCTTCCTAATGCCCCACATTCGAAAAGCCCTGGGCAGCAGCACACCCCTGGCACCTCCTTTTCCCTCCACCTCCAGCTGCTACGGCAGCAGTGCCTCCGACTGA
- the LOC122867198 gene encoding serine/threonine-protein kinase tousled-like 2 isoform X1 yields MDTLSGMMEGLHSQAISLDPRRQELLEARFTGAGVTKSSANSESSNQSLCSAGSLSDKELETPEKKTNDQRSRKRKGDIYDSNSQGKGRGHKISDYFEFAGSSGSGTSPARGIPVLVRSSPQHSLSNPLFQHGSPSSTGSAHTDSSSCSSVKTAPTHSCSHKAIQSELTLLKLTALERDKNSDLEKKEGRIDDLLRANCDLRRQVDEQQKMLERYKERLNKCVTMSKKLLIEKSKQEKMTCRDKSMQDRLRLGHFTTVRHGASFTEQWTDGYAFQNLIKQQERVNSQREDIERQRKLLGKRKPPSMAQTPPPSFEQNKRKSRSNGQENEALTLAEYHEQEEIFKLRIGHLKKEEAEIQAELEHLERVRNLHIRELKRIHNEDNSQFKDHPTLNDRYLLLHLLGRGGFSEVFKAFDLTEQRYVAIKIHQLNKNWREEKKQNYHKHACREYRIHKELDHPRIVKLYDYFSLDTDSFCTVLEYCEGNDLDFYLKQNKLMTEKEGRSVVMQIVNALKYLNQIRPPIIHYDLKPGNILLVNGTACGEIKITDFGLSKIMDDDSYNSADGMELTSQGAGTYWYLPPECFVVGKEPPKISNKVDVWSVGVIFYQCLYGRKPFGHNQSQQDILQENTILKATEVQFPPKPVVTTEAKAFIRRCLAYHKEDRVDVLQLASDPFLMPHIRKALGSSTPLAPPFPSTSSCYGSSASD; encoded by the exons ATGGATACACTGTCAG gcatgatgGAAGGACTTCATAGCCAGGCTATAAGCCTGGACCCACGCAGGCAGGAACTGCTTGAGGCTCGCTTCACTGGAGCTGGTGTGACCAAG AGTTCAGCTAACAGTGAATCATCCAACCAGTCTCTGTGCAGCGCGGGATCACTCAGTGACAAGGAACTGGAG acaccagagaagaagacCAATGACCAGAGAagcaggaagagaaaaggagacatCTATGACAGCAACAGCCAGG GAAAAGGTAGAGGGCACAAAATAAGTGATTATTTTGAG TTTGCTGGTAGCAGTGGCTCTGGCACCAGTCCTGCCCGGGGCATCCCTGTACTGGTGCGCTCCTCTCCACAGCACTCACTGTCTAATCCTCTG TTTCAGCACGGTAGTCCTTCGTCCACAGGCTCAGCCCACACAGACTCTTCATCTTGCAGCTCTGTTAAGACAGCCCCCACACACTCCTGCTCACACAAAGCCATCCAg TCAGAACTGACACTGCTGAAACTGACAGCACTAGAGAGGGACAAGAACTCTGACCTGGAGAAGAAAGAGGGGAGGATAGATGACCTGCTGAGG GCTAACTGTGACTTGAGGCGGCAGGTAGATGAGCAGCAGAAGATGCTGGAGCGCTACAAGGAACGGCTTAACAAGTGTGTGACCATGAGCAAGAAGCTCCTAATCGAGAAG tcaAAGCAGGAGAAGATGACTTGCAGGGACAAGAGCATGCAGGACCGTCTGCGTCTGGGCCACTTCACCACTGTACGGCATGGAGCCTCCTTCACTGAGCAGTGGACAGATGGATATGCCTTCCAGAACCTCATCAA GCAGCAAGAGCGAGTCAACTCACAGCGGGAGGACATCGAGAGGCAGAGGAAACTGCTGGGAAAGAGGAAACCTCCCTCCATGGCCCAGACACCACCACCCAGCTTCGAACAGAACAAACGAAAAAGCAGGAGCAATGGCCAGGAGAATGAAGC GTTGACACTGGCAGAATATCATGAGCAAGAGGAGATTTTCAAACTTCGAATTGGTCATCTGAAAAAG GAAGAAGCAGAGATCCAGGCAGAGCTGGAGCATTTGGAGCGAGTAAGAAACCTGCACATTCGGGAGCTGAAGAGAATACATAACGAGGACAACTCGCA ATTTAAAGACCACCCCACGCTGAACGACCGATATctgctattacatttacttgGAAGAGGTGGCTTTAGTGAAGTTTTCAAG GCTTTTGATTTGACAGAGCAAAGGTATGTGGCCATTAAAATCCATCAACTCAACAAGAACTGGAGGGAAGAGAAGAAGCAAAACTACCACAA ACATGCCTGTAGAGAGTACAGAATCCACAAAGAACTTGACCACCCCAGAATAGTCAAACTCTATGACTATTTCTCACTCGACACAGACTC GTTCTGCACAGTGCTGGAGTACTGTGAAGGCAATGATCTGGACTTCTACTTGAAGCAGAATAAGCTGATGACCGAGAAGGAGGGCCGCTCTGTTGTCATGCAGATTGTTAACGCCCTCAAATACCTCAACCAGATTCGCCCGCCCATCATCCACTACGATCTCAAGCCCG GAAACATCCTGTTGGTTAATGGCACAGCTTGTGGAGAGATTAAGATCACTGACTTTGGCCTGTCCAAGATCATGGATGATGACAGCTACAACTCTGCAGATGGCATGGAGCTGACCTCACAAGGAGCAGGGACATACTG GTACCTGCCTCCTGAGTGCTTTGTGGTGGGCAAGGAGCCCCCCAAAATATCCAACAAGGTGGATGTTTGGTCAGTAGGGGTCATCTTCTACCAGTGCTTATATGGACGCAAG CCGTTTGGTCATAATCAGTCGCAGCAAGATATCCTTCAAGAAAACACCATATTAAAAGCCACTGAGGTGCAGTTTCCACCCAAACCTGTGGTCACCACAGAAGCAAAG GCCTTCATTCGACGTTGTCTGGCTTATCACAAGGAGGACCGTGTGGATGTGCTGCAGTTGGCCAGTGACCCCTTCCTAATGCCCCACATTCGAAAAGCCCTGGGCAGCAGCACACCCCTGGCACCTCCTTTTCCCTCCACCTCCAGCTGCTACGGCAGCAGTGCCTCCGACTGA